The window agAAATTGGACAAGGTCCGTTTTCAGGACATCCCGGAATTTGCACAACTCGTTCTTGATGCATGGTCAGAATACTAGGACCATCTCGCTGGCACctaaaatgaacaaaatttaGACGATCGCATTAACGTTATTTCCGGTCTGTTTAACGCTTTCAGGGGCACATTTTTCGTATGCATTAAACATAAGCATCGTCGGTGAACTACAGATTTTTTAGGTCGTTGGTTACGATTCTGCAgttagaattgaaaaattcaaaattgcgttttcgaaatttaataCTTTCGATCacaaatttcatacaaaataaggcaaaaaataatttaatacaaaattttgaaatattcaaaagtgAGGTATATAGGACTCTGAGAAACGTAATTAGTTGATTATTAGTGCTAATGTACCCATAgtacgagaaaaattttaaataaaatggcTTCGCATACATGCAACACCGCCCCTGAAAGCGTTAAGATACCAAAAATATACTTTGCTTCATAGCCCTCACTCGTATAAAACGAATCCTATATTCGAGGCGAATGCATCAATGCGACTGACTCTCCAGGCTCGATGATTTTGGTGTAGTTGAAATGAATCATGCCGCAATTTAGTTGCATCTTTGGCTAGTCCCAAAAGAGAAGCCAATTTCAAAATAGTGCCGGAATGCGAAAAATGAATGGCGGCTTTCAGCTCTGATTCCGCTCTGGAAGAAGGTACTTAGTTACAGATTTCATTGTCAGCCAAGATTATGTACGGGTTATATAAGCTCTATAGATGGAAGATGCTTCTATAAAACCTGATTGAACCTAATTTTTGGGGTTGATCGAGTATATTGCACAAATTTATGCAGTTGCAATGAACTTactgaaagaattgaaaaacatcGCGAAGGCCCGGGCAGGCTTGCCGGTGATTGAGTTCAAACCCATAACCATCATTCCAAAAATAGCTCAAATCCCTGGCATATTCTATCAccttgagaaaagaaaatagtcAGTCAATAATTATTGGCGTTTGTATATCAAAGAAATTCACTTCACTTGTTTCaactttggtgaaattttttttagcagTATTGATAAAAGGAATAATGCGTAAATTGTTCTATGGCAAGTTGTCACTAGGCCACGATTACCTGGCAAACTATAATTATCACAAGTTATGAAATGTTcgtttttgataatttataattttttataccagtAGGTAAAGATTGATCAATAACCTGAAAGTTGCTAAGTGAGAGAAACCGGCACCACGGTGAATTGGCATCTTTTTTCCATGCGGTCTCAAATCCGCAAGTCAAATAGATTAGGTAGGCCGTGTCTAAAATCAGAATTGTGAGCTTAGATGGATAATCTAGGAATGCCGGAAAAGCGTCAGTAAATTGGTATACCATAATCAACTACAAATCCAAGAACTTGAGACATTTCATCCAGTGTTTCGTTGAAGACATTGCTGTTTATAAACATGCGCATCTGTTCGGTAGATTTTGGATTATGTTTAACTTCTGACTTCCAACGATCACAATTTTTGTAAgactgaaattaaaataaaaaataatcgacacCGAAACTTTTAGGACCTAAATCGATTCTACAAACTGAACGAAAATTtgtcttatatttttttggtcTAAATCACAACTATAATCAAAATACATACTCGAAGTACAATATCATTGTGCTCAGCCGGATGGTACCAAACTTTTTGAGCCGCGCTCTGACCGAATAAGCCGATCGTAAAATGCTTTGCGCTTTCCTCCGCTCGTtgtgtgtgagtatattttaactaGAGCAAACGAAAGACTTGATAGCTTCAATGGAATTATTCTTTGTGGAgagtaatataatttaaaaagattGTTTTTATGAAAAGCCTCAAATAATctgttgaatattcaaaagATCATTTTCGTCGTCATGATACACAAAACTATATGATCAGCATGAAtataaacgaaaattttatataaaaaaatgttggtaaTGATAGTTACAGTGTAAATGGTGGGATAGTGTAAGTCGGGATCCACTATTGAAATTTGCATGACGGAAATATAACTTCCAAGGACGATTGCTACTATACGCTATTAGTTATAGACGTATTTTCAGACGTATTTGGTATTGAAactcttgttttttttaaacctagAACATGTCATCTGGTCGCATTAGATGTGTCGCATGAATTGACCGATATTTAATTACGATTTTGGTTTTTATCGCATATTTTACTCTGCATTGACTTAATGAACAAAAGAAATGTCCAACAGTTGACGCGACGTTTTCTGTGCCACGATAATTCTAAAATTTGCCGAAAACGAACACCCATATTAAAAATCCCAATAGAAAACTTCTCGATTCGATTTTGAAATACGACGATTTTGTAGTACATTACCACAATCGTTGTAGCGTAAAATACAATTGTCAACTATTGTTACAAAATGACGTTGTCTAGTTTCTATTACAATTGTAGTATTAACAAAAATACGTCCTGTCTCCGTGTAAATGtaatttgtacaatattttgcgttgattcaaaaatacaaacgtaatctgtaatttttttcacactcatTAAAAGTTGTAATTAGATGATGCCGAATATTGATTTGAAGTCATACATCCAGTCAGTAGATATTTACTGAGTTGTATCCTTACAACGATGGTCCAGTTCATATTATTGCAGCCGTGCAACAGATAATAAGTATAAGCACTGGCATCACGCAAGATGCAAAGTTTACCTCTAAATGCACAGATTTTGCATAGACCGAAACTGCACTTGTATTGTAAAAAACTTGCGTACTCTTAGAATCAAACATTATTTGAATCATAAATTACTTTGTAGGTgctattattgtatatttcaGGTAATAGGGTGTGAAATCGGGATTGAATCCTTTCAGCGAGATCTATTAACTCCCTTTCGCCTTCCTCGGTTAGTTTCATCGTATCAGCTTTGATCAAGTCAAGTCTCCATTTAGCAAGATCATGGTATGCCTGTTCAGAAATCTTAGATTCATTGCATTCATAACGGTCCAATATTAGCTGCCGTAACTTTGGAAGCTCCTCGATCATTTGGGATGAATCTTTTTTGCCAGGGAAACGTGTTCCATGACGAATCATcaaccatatttttttctcagtacaTCCTGGAATACAAATTCATATCACTCTGGATTCAGTTGTATCATGTCAAGACCTTTGATGCATTATAACAGGGTGAAATTGGGTGATTTTATATTGTGTACTCTTTTTGGCCATTAagtcattttcagaaaacaaaattggCAAAAAGACCTAGCTCTGCTTGATATGAAGACCAAATTTCTGCTTGGAGTTAGTAGTACCGATAGTGTAATATAGGAAAAATGTTCTTGATAGTTCTTGAAGCTCAATGATgaccaaatttttatgacacTGATGacacaaaatatttactttaaCATGCACAGTGAATTCtacaagaaaaatacaatgtattttcaatttttttggtaagatttatttgtttcaaatgGTTACATGTTATAAAttggtgaattttcaaacatcacATATTTAACAATATTGCAAACCATACATACCTGGATAgtttatttttgaatcattATAGTTGGCAATGTACCTGTACGGTGTTCTGGTTGAAAAATGACATTTGTAATGATCGTCATCAGTTGAGAAACATTTGCAAGTCGTTGCGAGACTAATAAATGCACAGTGGATTACGAATACCAGGGTAATTACATTGTAGAACATTTTTGGTAGTGGAATTCCTTGGAAacttcgaaaagaaaaataaggcTGAAACaagtaacgttattgtaatggAATATCGAAGATAGATccattattttgtaattttataatggCTGACTAAGTTGAGCCTGGAAAATATAAGTACATTTTATTATGGTTTCATTTAGGTTCATCAAAATTCAGGTAATCCTAAACGAAATGATTAGtgattttctttaaaatttcaattccacaGTAACCTTGCACACTTTAACCTTgtcaaatatttgatatttgtaAACCAAACATGCTTATCGGTACGGATGATACACGATTGTGACCGTTTTGTTGAATAACCACGTATCAGAAAATgttctaaaaatttcaagcagtTTGTTTCAACAGTTGCGGTAACCTGATTAACATTATTCATAATCTAAATAACTAGCATGTATTGGTTGCGCTGAACAATATAACTGCATTCATCTCATATTGTGATAATTTCCCGTCAAATCCTACATTTtgttaatagaaaaaaatatagcataaaaaatttttcacagtaaaTACCAAAAGTACTGAAGATTGCTGTTTTATTAGAATCGCAGTTTAACTGCACTCTTtcatattgtgtatataatgCGGTGAGAGATATTCTGAATTACAATATTCGCTGCTTTCACTCGATGgagatttttaattatacatgtattggTAGTACAAGTAATAGTCAAAATGCTCTGTGGAATTCTAATTTTGGAATGACATAACTCGAGGTTGATATTTAGTAAACCGTGATACAGAATAACATATTCGTATTTTGCAAACTCAAAACCTGTCATAATAATCTAAAGTCGCAAAATAGTgcattttttctatatttcgtGACGTTGACGCTGgtaatttaaattcattctcGCAACATAACTCAACACGACTCaaatacaattaaaaataaaaaacataacatgaataaattaatacaaCGTAACATAACCTTGCTGTATGATACTTAGCCGACAGTcaaatacaatgaaaaaaattactgtcgTTTGCTATCTGGGCAAAATAATCACATATCTAACAAAAATTGTACAGCTATTCTAGTAACATACCAGATTGACACTTCTCGAACCGTCACATCATAACATAACACACATTCCAAACTGATTTCACCACTGCAGTATAAATAGTTCACCGGCAGATTATGAGATGTGATTAGTGTATCTCTAAATTAGTAATTGATTGCTGCTAATACTTGTAATAGTGAGTTTAAGCGTGTAAGAGCTTGTCAAAATCTGCTTTTATCAACCAAGtcagctactgaatttttttcctctatcATTAGAAGCTAGTGAATCAAATATTTCGGAATTTAGGTGGATCGTTTCTTTCATTGAAGAATTCGGAAATCTTATAGATACTCAACTAATTGTCGtcagaaaatattaaaa is drawn from Neodiprion fabricii isolate iyNeoFabr1 chromosome 3, iyNeoFabr1.1, whole genome shotgun sequence and contains these coding sequences:
- the LOC124178755 gene encoding multiple inositol polyphosphate phosphatase 1-like isoform X3, giving the protein MIRHGTRFPGKKDSSQMIEELPKLRQLILDRYECNESKISEQAYHDLAKWRLDLIKADTMKLTEEGERELIDLAERIQSRFHTLLPEIYNNSTYKLKYTHTQRAEESAKHFTIGLFGQSAAQKVWYHPAEHNDIVLRSYKNCDRWKSEVKHNPKSTEQMRMFINSNVFNETLDEMSQVLGFVVDYDTAYLIYLTCGFETAWKKDANSPWCRFLSLSNFQVIEYARDLSYFWNDGYGFELNHRQACPGLRDVFQFFQAESELKAAIHFSHSGTILKLASLLGLAKDATKLRHDSFQLHQNHRAWRVSRIDAFASNIGFVLYECQRDGPSILTMHQERVVQIPGCPENGPCPISIFEKIFSQSINHCDFKKICTL
- the LOC124178755 gene encoding multiple inositol polyphosphate phosphatase 1-like isoform X2 is translated as MDLSSIFHYNNVTCFSLIFLFEVSKEFHYQKCSTITPYRYIANYNDSKINYPGCTEKKIWLMIRHGTRFPGKKDSSQMIEELPKLRQLILDRYECNESKISEQAYHDLAKWRLDLIKADTMKLTEEGERELIDLAERIQSRFHTLLPEIYNNSTYKLKYTHTQRAEESAKHFTIGLFGQSAAQKVWYHPAEHNDIVLRSYKNCDRWKSEVKHNPKSTEQMRMFINSNVFNETLDEMSQVLGFVVDYDTAYLIYLTCGFETAWKKDANSPWCRFLSLSNFQVIEYARDLSYFWNDGYGFELNHRQACPGLRDVFQFFQAESELKAAIHFSHSGTILKLASLLGLAKDATKLRHDSFQLHQNHRAWRVSRIDAFASNIGFVLYECQRDGPSILTMHQERVVQIPGCPENGPCPISIFEKIFSQSINHCDFKKICTL
- the LOC124178755 gene encoding multiple inositol polyphosphate phosphatase 1-like isoform X1; its protein translation is MFYNVITLVFVIHCAFISLATTCKCFSTDDDHYKCHFSTRTPYRYIANYNDSKINYPGCTEKKIWLMIRHGTRFPGKKDSSQMIEELPKLRQLILDRYECNESKISEQAYHDLAKWRLDLIKADTMKLTEEGERELIDLAERIQSRFHTLLPEIYNNSTYKLKYTHTQRAEESAKHFTIGLFGQSAAQKVWYHPAEHNDIVLRSYKNCDRWKSEVKHNPKSTEQMRMFINSNVFNETLDEMSQVLGFVVDYDTAYLIYLTCGFETAWKKDANSPWCRFLSLSNFQVIEYARDLSYFWNDGYGFELNHRQACPGLRDVFQFFQAESELKAAIHFSHSGTILKLASLLGLAKDATKLRHDSFQLHQNHRAWRVSRIDAFASNIGFVLYECQRDGPSILTMHQERVVQIPGCPENGPCPISIFEKIFSQSINHCDFKKICTL